The following proteins are co-located in the Solanum pennellii chromosome 8, SPENNV200 genome:
- the LOC107028037 gene encoding cytokinin dehydrogenase 7-like: MVHEIFLLVCTIALLASSSLVSAEVLKHSFHSPNPARKILVHFKDLDIKGSIDYGVTAISLGSTDFGGLYSEKPLAVITPAGADDIGQVIKHALHSPTLTVAARGNGHSVNGQAMARLGLVINMKSMADNKKIDVNGNYMYVDVGGGALWGDVLKHCVLNYGLAPKSWTDYLDLTVGGTLSNAGVSGQAFRFGPQTSSVTELEVVTGNGEKMVCSNSQNSELFFSVLGGLGQFGIITRARVLLQPAPDMVRWIRVVYSEFNDFTRDAELLITREETFNYVEGFVFVNSNDSVTGWPSVPLNSNQSFDPTLLPKTAGPVLYYLELTLHYNNHDDPSTVNMMVEKLLGKLKYLEHFKFETNSTYMDFLLRVDNVEEAARGSGIWATPHPWLNMFISKKDIDAFNRIVLENILKNGVNGPILTYPLLSSKWDNRSSVVLPQGEIFYLVALLRFTHENPKESEIKQMVAQNQEVVQTCIKNGFDFKLYFPHYESTVEWKSHFGDQWERFVDRKRQFDPKAILAPGQKIFTRNHIL, from the exons ATGGTACATGAAATTTTCTTGCTTGTTTGCACCATAGCTCTTCTAGCTTCTTCCTCATTGGTTTCAGCTGAAGTTCTTAAACATTCTTTTCAC aGCCCGAATCCAGCGAGGAAGATATTAGTACATTTCAAAGACTTGGACATTAAGGGATCCATTGATTATGGAGTTACGGCAATAAGTTTAGGCAGTACAGATTTCGGCGGCTTATATTCAGAGAAGCCGTTAGCCGTTATAACTCCAGCCGGAGCCGATGATATTGGTCAGGTGATAAAGCATGCATTACACTCACCAACATTAACGGTAGCCGCAAGGGGTAACGGTCATTCAGTTAACGGCCAAGCTATGGCCCGTCTTGGACTGGTAATCAATATGAAATCAATGGCtgataataaaaaaatcgaCGTCAACGGTAACTACATGTACGTCGATGTAGGTGGTGGAGCATTATGGGGTGATGTATTGAAACACTGCGTTTTGAATTACGGCTTGGCTCCAAAATCCTGGACGGATTATCTCGATTTAACGGTCGGAGGTACTCTGTCTAATGCCGGTGTTAGTGGTCAGGCTTTCCGATTTGGACCACAAACGTCATCTGTAACGGAATTGGAAGTTGTTACCGGTAACGGAGAAAAAATGGTCTGTTCAAATTCTCAAAATTCTGAACTATTCTTTTCTGTTCTTGGTGGACTTGGTCAGTTTGGTATTATTACTAGAGCTCGGGTTTTACTTCAACCCGCCCCAGATATG gTGAGGTGGATAAGAGTGGTATATAGTGAATTTAATGATTTCACTCGTGATGCTGAGTTATTGATAACGAGGGAAGAAACATTTAATTATGTGGAAGGATTTGTATTCGTGAATAGTAATGACTCGGTAACTGGGTGGCCATCAGTGCCATTGAATTCGAATCAGTCATTTGACCCGACCCTTTTACCCAAAACAGCTGGTCCGGTTCTTTATTATCTTGAATTGACCTTGCATTATAACAACCATGACGATCCCTCCACTGTAAATATG atggttgagaAATTGCTGGGCAAATTGAAATATTTGGAGCATTTTAAATTTGAGACTAACTCGACTTATATGGATTTTTTGTTACGAGTTGATAATGTAGAAGAAGCGGCTAGAGGTAGTGGTATATGGGCTACACCTCATCCATGGCTTAATATGTTCATTTCCAAGAAAGATATTGATGCATTCAATCGGATTGtgcttgaaaatattttaaagaatggTGTTAATGGTCCTATATTGACATATCCTCTCCTGAGTAGCAA gTGGGATAACCGATCGTCAGTGGTATTACCCCAAGGTGAAATATTTTACTTAGTGGCTTTGCTAAGGTTTACTCACGAAAATCCAAAAGAGTCTGAAATAAAGCAAATGGTGGCACAGAATCAAGAGGTTGTACAAACTTGTATCAAGAatggatttgattttaaattatattttcctcATTATGAGTCCACAGTTGAATGGAAGAGTCACTTTGGGGATCAATGGGAAAGATTTGTTGACAGAAAGAGACAGTTTGATCCAAAGGCAATCCTTGCACCTggtcaaaaaatatttactagaaatcatatactataa